A window of Rufibacter sp. LB8 contains these coding sequences:
- a CDS encoding metallophosphoesterase has translation MMLNIKRFILSTLPVIGLVAFSSCQALEKNKTNNADSNGIETITILQTADIHGQLMPHKEMFVENGKFVFKERGGMAHIQTLFKQVKKENPEGTVIVDGGDLIQGSAVAAMSEGDAIAPVIKAMDYDFLIPGNWEVIFGSKKMRSIMESYGKPVVCANIYDESTSAMVYPPYIIKEMKGVKLGFISYNDPEVPIRQNPVFSKGLIFKGLDDNLKPLIKELKEEKGVDILFLVTHLGISKQIYLADQPEIEGVDFVLGNDTHERIRKPLKRKYAQVVEPGGFGSFVGRLDLQVKDGKIVGQTYELIDVDPKKYPADPIVQKIVD, from the coding sequence ATGATGCTCAACATCAAAAGATTTATACTTTCTACTCTACCGGTCATTGGCTTAGTGGCTTTTAGCTCTTGCCAAGCATTAGAAAAGAATAAAACCAACAATGCCGATTCAAACGGCATTGAAACCATCACCATCCTACAGACGGCAGACATCCATGGGCAATTGATGCCCCACAAAGAGATGTTTGTAGAGAACGGAAAGTTTGTGTTTAAAGAACGTGGTGGCATGGCCCATATTCAGACGCTCTTTAAGCAGGTGAAAAAAGAAAACCCTGAAGGCACTGTAATTGTGGATGGTGGCGACCTGATCCAGGGCAGTGCCGTTGCCGCTATGTCTGAAGGAGATGCCATTGCCCCAGTGATCAAGGCCATGGACTATGACTTCCTGATTCCGGGGAACTGGGAGGTCATCTTTGGAAGCAAGAAAATGCGCAGTATCATGGAGTCCTATGGCAAGCCGGTAGTGTGCGCCAACATCTATGATGAGTCTACCTCCGCCATGGTGTACCCTCCTTACATCATCAAAGAAATGAAAGGTGTAAAACTAGGCTTCATCTCTTACAATGACCCAGAGGTGCCTATCCGCCAAAATCCAGTTTTCAGCAAAGGACTAATTTTCAAGGGCTTGGATGACAACCTTAAACCGCTTATCAAAGAGTTGAAAGAGGAAAAAGGCGTTGACATCTTGTTCCTGGTGACGCACCTGGGCATTTCCAAACAAATCTACCTAGCGGATCAGCCAGAAATTGAAGGCGTGGACTTTGTACTAGGCAACGATACGCATGAAAGAATCAGAAAACCCCTTAAGCGCAAGTATGCCCAGGTGGTGGAGCCGGGTGGTTTCGGATCTTTTGTTGGCCGCCTGGATCTACAGGTGAAAGACGGAAAAATAGTTGGCCAGACCTATGAATTGATCGATGTGGACCCAAAGAAATACCCGGCAGATCCTATTGTTCAGAAAATAGTAGACTAG
- a CDS encoding rhodanese-like domain-containing protein: protein MSNLINVISFLLLFGFSSCQQETGSANVNLNAIEVKQVLDSNQDIVVLDVRTPGEFQEGHLDGAVNIDYTSPDFEQEIAKLDTAATYLVYCKSGNRSDRATSVMMNNNFNNLYNATVGFDALKSAGIQTK, encoded by the coding sequence ATGAGCAATCTAATCAATGTGATATCTTTTCTGCTACTGTTTGGATTTAGCAGTTGCCAGCAGGAGACAGGTAGTGCGAACGTAAACCTCAACGCTATAGAAGTAAAGCAAGTCCTTGACTCCAATCAGGACATTGTTGTGCTGGATGTCCGCACCCCAGGTGAGTTTCAGGAAGGACATTTAGACGGTGCGGTTAATATAGACTACACCTCCCCCGATTTTGAGCAGGAAATAGCTAAACTGGATACTGCCGCCACTTACCTTGTTTATTGCAAGTCTGGAAATAGAAGTGATAGAGCAACTTCAGTTATGATGAATAACAATTTTAACAATCTATACAACGCAACTGTAGGGTTTGACGCGCTCAAATCGGCAGGGATACAAACAAAATAA
- a CDS encoding putative sulfate exporter family transporter: MEITSKRYIQLGIFWLILVLIVATNLISAPIALFSGIVVGLIFGNPYPAKLSKFTKYALQASVVGLGFGINLYQVAETGVRGFFYTAISLIATMVVGLLLAKLLGVEKKLNHLISAGTAICGGSAIAAVAPAIKASDKEISVALGIVFILNALALLVFPFIGNKLQLSQEQFGVWAAIAIHDTSSVVGAATEFGEKALEIATTLKLTRVLWILPMVLVTGFLFKSEGKASFPKFILFFLVASLFNTFLSGLSEVYGWLTILAKKGLIISLFLTGAGISLSLLKTISIRPFLQGIILWVIVATSSLLAVYYLV, encoded by the coding sequence GTGGAAATTACAAGCAAAAGATATATCCAACTGGGCATTTTCTGGCTCATATTAGTACTGATTGTAGCAACAAACCTTATTAGTGCCCCAATAGCATTGTTCTCAGGGATAGTGGTAGGGCTGATTTTCGGGAATCCATATCCGGCAAAGCTGAGCAAGTTCACGAAATACGCTTTGCAGGCTTCGGTGGTAGGGTTAGGTTTTGGGATTAACCTGTATCAGGTGGCTGAAACCGGGGTGAGAGGATTCTTCTATACCGCCATCTCACTAATAGCCACCATGGTAGTTGGGTTATTACTAGCCAAGCTACTAGGCGTTGAGAAAAAGCTTAACCACCTTATCTCGGCGGGGACGGCCATTTGCGGGGGGAGTGCCATCGCGGCGGTGGCGCCGGCCATCAAAGCGTCAGACAAAGAAATTTCGGTGGCTTTGGGCATAGTGTTCATCTTGAACGCCTTGGCGCTCCTTGTATTTCCGTTTATAGGAAATAAGCTGCAATTGTCACAGGAACAGTTTGGGGTTTGGGCGGCCATTGCCATTCATGACACCAGTTCGGTGGTAGGGGCGGCCACAGAGTTTGGCGAAAAGGCCCTTGAGATTGCCACTACGCTTAAACTCACGCGCGTGCTATGGATACTGCCCATGGTTTTGGTGACAGGCTTTCTGTTTAAGTCTGAGGGCAAGGCTAGCTTCCCCAAGTTCATTTTATTCTTCTTGGTAGCATCCTTGTTCAACACTTTCCTAAGTGGACTGAGTGAGGTATATGGCTGGCTGACTATACTGGCCAAGAAAGGATTGATCATCAGCTTGTTCTTAACGGGTGCAGGCATTAGTCTATCACTACTAAAAACCATTAGCATCAGGCCGTTTCTGCAAGGGATTATTCTTTGGGTAATTGTGGCAACCAGCTCACTGCTGGCAGTTTACTATTTAGTCTAG
- a CDS encoding DsrE family protein, which translates to MFKSFNKLELFYYPLITPESFINFKLTIMKSKLVLMALLAMFLAPLSSVQAKGKSTAKKTEKTKQHKIVYDLSVADTAMHAGLIRQQNNIKRGWPDSQVEVVVHGKAINLLVAAKSTQAAQIKELQAKGVVFVACENTMKRAQIDKSQLLPNTPTVPMGIGEIVTKQEEGWSYIKF; encoded by the coding sequence TTGTTTAAGTCGTTCAACAAGCTTGAGCTTTTCTATTACCCTCTAATAACACCAGAATCATTTATTAACTTTAAACTCACAATTATGAAATCGAAATTAGTCCTAATGGCTTTGCTAGCCATGTTTCTAGCTCCACTTTCTTCTGTTCAGGCAAAGGGCAAGTCTACTGCTAAAAAGACTGAAAAAACCAAGCAACACAAGATTGTGTATGACCTATCAGTGGCAGATACCGCCATGCACGCTGGCTTGATCAGGCAACAAAACAACATCAAACGGGGTTGGCCAGATTCTCAGGTGGAAGTGGTGGTACATGGCAAAGCCATCAACCTGCTTGTAGCCGCAAAGTCGACCCAAGCCGCCCAAATTAAAGAGCTACAGGCCAAAGGAGTAGTGTTTGTTGCCTGTGAGAATACCATGAAAAGAGCCCAAATTGATAAAAGCCAGCTGTTGCCCAATACCCCAACCGTGCCCATGGGCATTGGTGAAATCGTTACAAAGCAGGAAGAAGGTTGGAGCTATATTAAGTTTTAA
- a CDS encoding TlpA disulfide reductase family protein encodes MNKDKFSFKSIPGWLYTLAIFGVLYATGLHTEVLGGVQRLMLATGLKNADVPTAIEPPTPATLTATTEPMAGAGFQMTDLEGKVVAFESLKGKVIFMNVWATWCPPCIAEMPNIQSLYEKVGSDKIAFVMLSVDQKGMDKVKKFIDKKGFTFPVYMPASQMPEEFQSQAIPTTYIISPEGKIVAQQNGMAEYDTPEVIEFLQKLAGK; translated from the coding sequence ATGAACAAAGATAAATTTTCCTTCAAGAGCATCCCAGGCTGGTTGTACACCTTGGCCATTTTTGGCGTGTTGTACGCCACCGGCCTGCACACCGAGGTCTTGGGCGGAGTGCAGCGCCTGATGCTAGCCACGGGCCTTAAGAACGCCGATGTGCCCACCGCCATTGAACCGCCTACGCCCGCTACGCTGACGGCCACCACAGAACCCATGGCAGGCGCTGGTTTCCAGATGACCGATTTGGAGGGCAAAGTAGTCGCGTTTGAGTCACTCAAGGGCAAGGTCATCTTTATGAACGTATGGGCCACCTGGTGCCCGCCGTGTATTGCTGAGATGCCCAACATCCAAAGCCTATATGAGAAGGTTGGTTCTGACAAGATCGCGTTTGTGATGCTGTCCGTGGACCAGAAGGGCATGGACAAGGTCAAGAAGTTCATTGACAAGAAGGGCTTCACGTTCCCGGTGTACATGCCGGCCAGCCAGATGCCCGAGGAGTTCCAGAGCCAGGCCATTCCTACCACGTATATCATCTCCCCGGAAGGCAAGATAGTGGCCCAGCAGAACGGCATGGCCGAGTATGACACGCCTGAGGTAATTGAGTTTCTGCAGAAGTTGGCTGGTAAGTAA
- a CDS encoding DoxX family membrane protein: MPFVPHFKNINAMETTPLQRISYLVLRVLGSLIFIVAGFNHLFQTPDAVAKLQKAPFMHLSAGLASPETLIILSGVGLLLGGLFLLLGLQTKWTALMLALILIPITLTVQVNSPAGNGPLFKNIALLGMLFFFFANGTRYYSLDQFFQPKLSPNMNISKAGKLLAFFAIALLPFLSSCATVESGTQASSKAATKNYAVLISQPNHVKAAVHTAQTITATSDYKRDTFVVMACGKSVEAFVKGSYMASEVEKGRAAGLQYKVCGMSLKQFNIDPATLVEGVTIIPNGLTYMFDLQSQGYTTVEL, from the coding sequence ATGCCCTTCGTACCTCATTTTAAGAACATCAACGCCATGGAAACTACTCCTTTGCAAAGAATATCATATCTGGTACTGCGCGTACTAGGAAGCCTTATTTTCATCGTGGCCGGCTTTAACCACCTATTCCAGACACCGGATGCGGTGGCTAAATTGCAGAAAGCACCATTCATGCACCTTTCGGCTGGCTTGGCCTCGCCTGAGACTCTTATCATATTGTCTGGCGTTGGCCTGCTCCTGGGCGGTTTATTTTTGCTTTTAGGGCTTCAGACCAAATGGACGGCATTGATGCTGGCCTTGATTTTGATTCCCATCACCCTCACCGTGCAGGTTAACAGCCCGGCGGGCAATGGTCCCTTGTTTAAGAACATTGCCTTGTTGGGAATGCTGTTTTTCTTTTTTGCCAACGGTACTCGCTATTACAGCCTGGATCAATTCTTCCAACCTAAACTTTCCCCTAATATGAACATATCTAAAGCAGGTAAACTGCTGGCCTTTTTTGCCATCGCCCTACTGCCATTTCTTTCTTCTTGCGCTACTGTTGAATCTGGCACTCAAGCATCCTCAAAAGCTGCAACTAAAAACTATGCGGTGCTCATCAGTCAGCCCAACCACGTGAAGGCCGCCGTGCACACTGCCCAGACCATTACGGCTACCAGTGATTATAAGCGAGATACTTTTGTGGTGATGGCCTGCGGAAAGTCTGTAGAAGCCTTTGTGAAAGGAAGTTACATGGCCTCTGAAGTTGAGAAAGGCAGAGCGGCGGGATTGCAGTACAAAGTCTGCGGCATGTCCCTGAAACAGTTCAACATTGACCCGGCCACGCTGGTAGAAGGCGTGACTATTATCCCCAACGGCCTCACATACATGTTTGACTTGCAATCCCAAGGCTATACCACGGTAGAGTTGTAA
- a CDS encoding MFS transporter, producing MNALPEIKLGLKENGLQFWLLVLVNGFVGAMVGLERSVIPEFAETVFNLSGHTALLSFIVAFGLAKSFANLMMGRLAKQYSRNQLLTFGWLFALPVPWLLLYAESWSWVIFANVLLGLNQGLAWSSTVVMKIDLVGEKNRGLAMGINEFAGYLAVGLVAFLAGYIASESGHVTYAFIPGIGFSIIGLLLTIFLVKDTQSHASTEAKQTTIPLLSNIWKDTTWRHGNLGSVTLNGFVNNLNDGILWGLLPVLLATKGYSLAQTGLLAGIYPVVWGLGQLVTGKLGDVYCKKQLLTLGMIFQGMAIGLLLFAGAIPVLITALVLLGAGTALVYPNFLSVVAENTHPSQRPQSLGIFRFWRDFGYVAGAVAAGVFSDLFELDAVLLGTAVLTVGAGVLSELRMCCTKKVLWPSQTSLSVQ from the coding sequence ATGAATGCCCTCCCTGAAATCAAACTTGGCTTAAAAGAAAACGGGCTACAGTTTTGGCTTTTAGTGTTGGTGAACGGTTTTGTGGGGGCCATGGTGGGCTTGGAGCGGTCGGTGATTCCAGAGTTCGCCGAGACGGTTTTCAATCTGAGCGGGCATACGGCCCTGCTGTCGTTTATTGTGGCCTTTGGGCTAGCCAAATCATTTGCCAACCTGATGATGGGACGCCTGGCCAAGCAATACAGCCGTAACCAATTGTTGACCTTCGGTTGGCTTTTTGCCTTGCCCGTGCCGTGGCTGTTGCTCTACGCCGAAAGTTGGAGCTGGGTCATTTTTGCCAATGTGCTCTTGGGCTTGAACCAAGGGTTGGCCTGGTCTTCTACCGTGGTCATGAAGATTGATTTGGTGGGTGAGAAGAACCGTGGTCTGGCCATGGGCATCAATGAGTTTGCCGGCTACCTGGCCGTGGGACTGGTGGCTTTTCTGGCGGGCTACATTGCCTCTGAATCTGGCCACGTGACCTACGCCTTCATTCCAGGCATCGGGTTTTCCATCATAGGCCTGTTACTCACCATTTTCCTAGTAAAAGACACCCAATCCCATGCCAGCACCGAAGCCAAGCAGACTACCATTCCGCTTCTATCTAACATCTGGAAAGACACTACTTGGCGCCATGGCAACCTGGGATCGGTGACTTTGAACGGCTTTGTCAATAACCTAAACGATGGTATTCTCTGGGGACTGCTCCCAGTGTTACTAGCCACAAAAGGCTATTCTCTGGCACAGACCGGACTGCTGGCGGGTATTTACCCGGTGGTCTGGGGATTAGGGCAATTGGTGACGGGCAAGCTAGGCGATGTATACTGTAAGAAGCAGTTGCTCACTTTGGGGATGATTTTTCAAGGAATGGCCATCGGCCTTTTACTTTTTGCAGGGGCTATTCCAGTGCTGATAACTGCCTTAGTGTTGTTAGGTGCAGGAACGGCGCTGGTATATCCTAATTTTCTTAGTGTGGTGGCAGAGAATACGCATCCCTCGCAGAGGCCGCAAAGCTTGGGCATCTTCCGGTTCTGGCGCGACTTCGGGTATGTGGCCGGCGCAGTGGCGGCGGGCGTGTTCAGTGACTTGTTTGAGTTGGATGCGGTATTGCTGGGAACGGCAGTGCTGACCGTTGGGGCCGGCGTTCTGTCTGAACTACGTATGTGCTGTACCAAGAAAGTGCTGTGGCCTAGCCAAACCTCTCTCAGCGTTCAATAA
- a CDS encoding YeeE/YedE family protein, translating to MKGLKFILTGILFGIVMSKSEAISWYRIQEMFRFLSFHMYGIIGTAVVLGVIAVYLIKKYKMRDYQGNPITFTPKEKSVPRYLFGGIIFGLGWALVGACPGPLFVNLGYAYWPILIAIFGGVAGTYLYGVVKDRLPH from the coding sequence ATGAAAGGACTGAAATTTATATTGACGGGGATCCTCTTCGGGATTGTGATGAGCAAGTCCGAGGCTATCTCCTGGTACCGCATCCAAGAGATGTTCCGGTTCCTATCGTTCCACATGTACGGCATCATCGGGACGGCCGTGGTACTTGGCGTCATTGCCGTGTATCTGATTAAGAAATACAAGATGCGTGACTACCAGGGCAACCCCATCACCTTCACGCCTAAAGAAAAGTCCGTTCCAAGATACCTGTTTGGGGGTATTATCTTCGGGTTGGGTTGGGCGCTGGTAGGCGCCTGTCCGGGTCCGCTGTTCGTGAACCTGGGCTACGCTTACTGGCCTATCCTGATTGCCATCTTCGGGGGCGTGGCAGGAACGTATCTGTACGGCGTGGTGAAAGACCGACTACCTCACTAA
- a CDS encoding YeeE/YedE family protein — translation MLETLSQPWPWYVSGAVIALIMVIMLFFGKSFGFSSNLRVICAACGAGKKVPFFDFNWKNQLWNLLFLVGAILGGWISSTFLSTGEAVQISQATIQDLQQLGFSAPQGMQPEELFGMDSLLSFKTIALLLGGGLLIGFGSRYAGGCTSGHAISGLSNLQWPSLVAVIGFFIGGLIMTFLMFPLIF, via the coding sequence ATGTTAGAAACACTTAGTCAGCCTTGGCCTTGGTACGTGTCTGGGGCGGTGATTGCCCTGATCATGGTCATCATGCTCTTCTTCGGGAAGTCATTCGGTTTCTCGTCTAACCTACGGGTCATCTGCGCGGCCTGCGGGGCCGGTAAAAAGGTGCCGTTCTTTGACTTCAACTGGAAAAACCAGCTTTGGAACCTCCTCTTCCTGGTAGGTGCCATCCTGGGCGGTTGGATTTCTTCTACCTTCCTCTCCACTGGTGAAGCGGTGCAGATCTCTCAGGCCACCATTCAGGACCTTCAACAACTCGGCTTCTCCGCTCCGCAGGGGATGCAACCCGAGGAGCTGTTTGGGATGGATTCCCTCCTCAGCTTTAAGACCATTGCGCTCTTGCTAGGAGGCGGATTATTGATTGGGTTTGGGTCACGGTACGCCGGTGGTTGTACGTCTGGGCACGCCATCAGTGGCTTGTCCAACCTGCAATGGCCGTCGCTGGTGGCGGTGATCGGCTTCTTCATCGGGGGCCTTATCATGACGTTCCTGATGTTCCCGCTTATTTTCTAA
- a CDS encoding rhodanese-like domain-containing protein, translating into MFNLFKSTPKNYQDLDGQSFKTAYSKAGKAELLDFRTPGEFASGTIPGAKNLDVTSSEFKTAIEKLDKDKEYFVFCRSGNRSGSACQMLAEKGLKAYNLQGGVGAWPR; encoded by the coding sequence ATGTTTAATTTATTTAAATCCACTCCTAAGAATTACCAAGACTTGGACGGGCAATCGTTTAAAACGGCCTATTCCAAAGCCGGCAAAGCCGAGCTGTTGGACTTTCGCACTCCCGGCGAGTTTGCCTCTGGTACCATTCCGGGCGCTAAAAACTTGGACGTGACGTCCTCTGAATTCAAAACGGCCATTGAAAAACTGGACAAGGACAAAGAATACTTTGTCTTCTGCCGGAGTGGTAACAGAAGCGGCTCTGCATGTCAGATGTTGGCAGAAAAAGGCCTTAAGGCTTATAACCTGCAGGGTGGCGTAGGTGCCTGGCCCAGGTAA
- a CDS encoding rhodanese-like domain-containing protein: MLVEQIYTGCLAQGAYYVESNGEAVIIDPLREIQPYLAKAESRNAKIKYVLETHFHADFVSGHVDLAKATGAEIVFGPNAVTTYDAYIAKDGEALKVGDVTIKVLHTPGHTMESTTYLLQDENGKDYALFSGDTLFIGDVGRPDLAAKSDLTQDQLAGHLFDSLRNKIMPLSDDVLVYPAHGAGSSCGKNMSKETFDTLGHQKETNYALRSDMTREEFIKEVTDGLTPPPSYFPLNVQMNKQGYDNIADVLEKGLQALTPEAFELVANDSGALVLDTRKPEDFAKGFIPNAINIGIDGNFAPWVGTLIPDIKQQILLVTVEGREEAVVTRLARVGYDYTIGYLQGGFNAWQAAGKETDTITSISPTEFEQRYQQDSSIRVIDVRKPSEYQSEHVETASNAPLDYLNDYLAEIPKEEPGYVHCAGGYRSMIAVSILKARGYDNLVNVQEGFKGISGTSVPRTAFVCPSTLK; encoded by the coding sequence ATGTTAGTAGAACAAATATATACCGGATGTCTGGCACAAGGTGCCTACTATGTTGAAAGCAACGGTGAAGCTGTCATCATTGACCCGCTTAGAGAAATCCAGCCGTACCTGGCCAAAGCCGAAAGCCGGAACGCTAAAATCAAGTACGTGCTGGAGACGCACTTTCACGCCGATTTTGTGAGCGGACACGTGGATCTGGCTAAGGCCACCGGCGCAGAGATCGTGTTCGGTCCCAACGCGGTGACCACCTATGACGCGTACATTGCCAAAGACGGCGAGGCGCTGAAAGTAGGCGACGTGACCATCAAAGTCCTGCACACGCCGGGCCATACCATGGAGTCTACCACTTATCTCTTGCAAGACGAGAACGGCAAAGACTACGCGCTGTTCAGCGGTGACACCCTGTTCATTGGCGACGTGGGACGCCCGGACTTGGCCGCTAAGTCTGACCTGACCCAGGACCAACTGGCCGGCCATCTGTTCGATTCGCTTAGAAACAAGATAATGCCCCTTTCTGATGACGTGTTGGTGTACCCGGCGCACGGGGCGGGCTCTTCCTGCGGTAAGAACATGAGCAAGGAAACCTTTGACACCCTGGGCCACCAGAAAGAGACCAACTACGCCCTGCGCTCAGACATGACCCGCGAGGAATTCATTAAAGAAGTGACTGATGGCCTTACCCCTCCGCCAAGCTACTTCCCGCTCAACGTGCAGATGAACAAGCAGGGCTATGACAACATAGCAGATGTTTTGGAGAAAGGCCTGCAGGCCCTGACCCCGGAGGCGTTTGAGTTAGTCGCCAACGATTCTGGCGCTTTGGTGCTGGACACCAGAAAGCCTGAGGACTTCGCCAAGGGCTTCATTCCTAACGCTATTAACATTGGCATTGACGGAAACTTCGCGCCATGGGTGGGTACGCTTATCCCGGACATTAAACAGCAGATTTTGCTGGTAACAGTAGAAGGCCGTGAGGAAGCGGTAGTGACCCGTCTGGCACGCGTAGGCTATGACTATACCATCGGGTATTTGCAAGGCGGTTTTAATGCCTGGCAAGCCGCGGGCAAAGAGACAGACACCATCACGTCTATTTCACCAACTGAGTTTGAACAGCGCTACCAGCAGGACAGCTCTATAAGAGTGATTGATGTGCGCAAGCCTAGCGAGTACCAGTCTGAGCATGTAGAGACGGCCAGCAACGCGCCTTTGGACTACCTAAATGATTACCTGGCGGAAATTCCGAAGGAAGAGCCAGGATACGTGCACTGCGCCGGTGGCTACCGCTCCATGATTGCGGTCTCCATTTTGAAAGCGCGGGGCTATGACAACTTAGTGAACGTGCAGGAAGGCTTCAAAGGCATCTCAGGGACCAGCGTTCCCAGAACCGCCTTCGTGTGTCCTTCTACCTTGAAATAA
- a CDS encoding sulfite exporter TauE/SafE family protein yields MEILGYIAALLIGLSLGLIGGGGSILTVPALVYLLGLNPVISTAYSLFIVGLTSLVGSYRFYKQGLVSMKTALVFGLPSIVAVYATRRYIVPAIPDSIFTVGGFEVTKVILLMLLFAGLMVFASISMIRQNRKVNGDVTVDENVDHDILEENGKTEAHPEPKFNYAGILAEGAIVGTLTGLVGAGGGFLIIPALVLFSKLDMKMAVGTSLLIIAAKSLFGFMGDVANYEIDWAFLSVFSSLSIVGIFIGSYFSAKIHANKLKTSFGWFVLVMGVYIIAKELFF; encoded by the coding sequence ATGGAAATACTAGGATACATAGCGGCCTTGCTCATTGGTCTCTCACTTGGATTAATTGGCGGTGGAGGCTCCATTTTGACTGTGCCGGCCTTGGTGTATTTACTGGGCCTCAACCCCGTCATTTCCACGGCCTACTCGCTCTTTATTGTGGGCTTAACCAGCCTGGTGGGCAGTTACCGCTTTTACAAACAAGGACTGGTGAGCATGAAAACGGCCCTAGTCTTCGGGTTGCCGTCCATCGTGGCCGTGTACGCCACCCGGCGCTACATAGTACCCGCCATCCCAGACAGCATCTTCACCGTGGGTGGGTTTGAAGTCACCAAGGTCATTTTGTTAATGCTTCTGTTTGCGGGCTTGATGGTGTTCGCCTCCATCAGCATGATCAGGCAGAATAGAAAAGTGAACGGGGACGTGACCGTGGACGAAAACGTGGACCATGACATTCTGGAGGAAAACGGCAAAACAGAGGCCCATCCAGAACCAAAGTTCAACTACGCCGGCATCTTAGCCGAGGGCGCCATTGTAGGTACCCTGACCGGTCTAGTGGGCGCGGGTGGCGGTTTCCTGATCATCCCGGCACTGGTGTTGTTCTCCAAGCTGGACATGAAGATGGCGGTTGGTACGTCCCTGCTCATCATCGCGGCCAAGTCCCTCTTCGGGTTCATGGGCGACGTGGCCAACTATGAGATTGACTGGGCCTTCCTGAGCGTCTTCTCCTCCCTTTCCATTGTGGGAATCTTCATCGGGTCCTACTTCTCTGCTAAGATTCACGCCAATAAACTGAAGACCTCTTTTGGTTGGTTTGTGCTGGTGATGGGCGTGTACATCATCGCCAAAGAACTCTTTTTCTAA
- a CDS encoding Crp/Fnr family transcriptional regulator codes for MLDQEKISLIQEKFPQLEPALLQEIAQAGVIKYLEPEDEALRTGQFLKSNVLVLDGLVKVYREDEEGDEFLMYYLEGGNACALSMMCTARNEQSQVMAKAVTPAEVLLIPAHVSELWLAKYPSWHTFIIASYRARFDELLQTLDSIVFKSLDERLVFYLKRHQKVMGNEVRLSHQQIAEELNSSREVISRLLKKLEQTGAVILHRNYLEIINLDLF; via the coding sequence ATGCTAGACCAAGAAAAAATCAGCCTTATTCAAGAGAAGTTTCCGCAATTAGAACCGGCCTTGCTCCAAGAGATTGCCCAGGCGGGCGTCATCAAATACCTGGAGCCCGAGGACGAAGCCCTGCGTACCGGCCAGTTCCTGAAGTCCAACGTGTTGGTGCTGGACGGCCTGGTGAAAGTCTACCGCGAGGACGAGGAAGGCGACGAGTTCCTGATGTATTACCTGGAGGGCGGCAACGCCTGCGCCCTATCCATGATGTGCACCGCCCGCAACGAGCAGAGCCAGGTGATGGCCAAAGCCGTCACCCCCGCCGAGGTGCTCCTGATTCCGGCCCATGTCTCTGAGCTATGGCTGGCCAAATACCCTAGTTGGCACACGTTCATCATTGCCTCCTACCGCGCCCGCTTCGACGAACTCCTCCAGACCCTGGACAGCATCGTGTTCAAAAGCCTGGACGAACGCCTGGTCTTCTACCTGAAGCGCCACCAGAAAGTAATGGGAAACGAAGTGCGCCTGTCCCACCAGCAGATTGCCGAAGAGCTCAACAGCTCCCGCGAGGTCATTTCCCGGCTTCTTAAAAAACTGGAGCAGACGGGGGCCGTAATCCTGCACCGCAATTATTTAGAAATTATAAATCTAGACCTTTTTTAG